ATGTGCCCACCCTCGTCGACCGGGCCGCCGCAGAAGGGGCAGGGCGGTCGTCCGGCGCGCACGACGGTCTCGCACCGCCGGGCGAAGGCGCGCGCCTGGGCCGGCGGCAGCCAGACCCGCAGCGTGCTGCGCTCCTGCGTCACGTCGAGCTCGTCGATCTCGTCGGGGTCGTGGTCGTGCGCCTCGATGACGACGACGTGCCGGTCGTCGTCCCACGACAGCGCGAGGGCGCTGACCCGGAAGTCCTCGGAGATGGGCGTGTCGAGCGGCGCGTTGTCGGCAGCCGCCGCCGCGGCCGCGATCGTGGCCTCGCGTCCTGCCACCTGGTCGAGGAGCTCCCCGATCCGCTCGGCGAGCAC
The genomic region above belongs to Janibacter limosus and contains:
- a CDS encoding DUF3090 domain-containing protein, coding for MTVVEFDPPERFVLGTVGPAGQRTFFLQASDGTRRVQIALEKLHAQVLAERIGELLDQVAGREATIAAAAAAADNAPLDTPISEDFRVSALALSWDDDRHVVVIEAHDHDPDEIDELDVTQERSTLRVWLPPAQARAFARRCETVVRAGRPPCPFCGGPVDEGGHICPRANGYKR